One Brachyspira pilosicoli P43/6/78 genomic window carries:
- a CDS encoding ankyrin repeat domain-containing protein — translation MKKIIILIMLFSLSLFAQRKMTPLMEALEKKDSKRAIELINSGADINTKDRMGETPLIEAAEEGLTEVVSLLIEKKADLNAVNVRKRTALNRASYKGYTEIVRMLVNAGADINIKDKYGKTALSYASERGHQNIVEILKAAGAK, via the coding sequence ATGAAAAAAATTATTATTTTGATAATGCTTTTTAGTTTATCTTTATTTGCTCAAAGAAAGATGACTCCATTGATGGAAGCTTTAGAGAAAAAAGATAGCAAAAGAGCAATAGAACTTATAAACTCAGGGGCGGATATTAACACAAAAGACAGAATGGGAGAGACGCCATTAATAGAGGCAGCTGAAGAAGGACTTACAGAAGTTGTTAGCCTTTTAATAGAAAAGAAAGCAGATTTAAATGCTGTAAATGTTAGAAAGAGAACTGCTTTAAATAGAGCTTCATATAAAGGTTATACTGAAATAGTGCGTATGTTGGTGAATGCTGGTGCTGATATTAATATCAAAGATAAATACGGAAAAACAGCATTAAGCTATGCAAGCGAAAGAGGACATCAGAATATAGTTGAAATTTTAAAAGCAGCTGGTGCAAAATAA
- a CDS encoding META domain-containing protein: MKKILILVLAVIGAIFAVSCGQSSNTTTETANAAMITVDDLLGKEFALTNMYEGKTVTIAFSATNMLGGKAVINNYFGGFTLEGDKIKLSPMGSTKMAGPEEDMNAEMEYLQILNGADTIALDGDVLTITTTSGTNLIYTFTQNVEIVTNNQ; this comes from the coding sequence ATGAAAAAAATATTAATTTTAGTTCTTGCTGTTATAGGAGCAATATTCGCAGTATCTTGCGGACAATCTTCAAATACAACAACTGAAACAGCAAATGCTGCTATGATTACAGTTGATGATTTATTAGGTAAAGAGTTTGCTCTTACTAATATGTATGAAGGAAAAACAGTAACTATTGCTTTTTCTGCTACTAATATGTTAGGCGGTAAAGCTGTTATCAACAATTATTTTGGCGGTTTTACTTTGGAAGGCGACAAAATTAAATTAAGCCCTATGGGTTCTACTAAAATGGCTGGTCCTGAAGAAGATATGAATGCAGAAATGGAATATTTACAAATATTAAATGGTGCTGATACTATTGCTTTAGACGGCGATGTATTAACTATTACTACTACTTCTGGTACTAACTTAATTTATACTTTTACTCAAAACGTAGAAATAGTAACTAATAATCAGTAA
- a CDS encoding ABC transporter ATP-binding protein: MISVKNLTKYYDDFQALKGISFEIKSGEIVGILGPNGAGKSTTLRILTSYLSPTSGDAIIDGKSILDKDIEIKKIVGYLPESAPLYNDMCVFDYLVYMADIQELDRNKLSERLNYVVEACSLKDVISKPIGELSKGYKQRVGLAGAIIHDPKILILDEPTNGLDPNQIVEIRELIKELGKEKTVLISTHILSEVEATCSRAIIINKGTIIADNDPKHLTVDNKISSIKLSLKTNDSFETIKTKLNSLDNIQDITLVEEDNNIKTIIVKTTDKEPIEKVYKFIKNTDWIIYEFVKEKENLETVFHTLTKGEN; the protein is encoded by the coding sequence ATGATTTCAGTTAAGAATTTAACTAAATATTATGATGATTTTCAAGCTTTAAAAGGCATTAGCTTTGAAATAAAATCTGGAGAGATTGTCGGTATATTAGGACCTAATGGTGCTGGTAAATCAACCACTTTAAGAATATTAACATCATATCTTTCTCCTACAAGTGGAGATGCTATTATAGATGGAAAAAGTATTTTAGATAAAGATATAGAGATAAAAAAAATAGTAGGATACCTTCCAGAATCTGCTCCTTTATATAATGATATGTGTGTTTTTGATTATTTGGTTTATATGGCAGACATACAGGAGCTAGATAGAAATAAATTATCAGAGAGACTTAATTATGTTGTTGAGGCTTGTTCTCTTAAAGATGTAATATCAAAGCCTATAGGAGAGCTTTCTAAAGGTTATAAGCAAAGAGTAGGGCTTGCTGGAGCCATTATACATGACCCTAAAATACTTATATTAGATGAGCCTACAAACGGTCTTGACCCTAATCAGATTGTTGAAATTAGAGAGCTTATCAAAGAACTTGGAAAAGAGAAAACAGTTTTAATATCTACACATATATTAAGCGAAGTTGAGGCTACTTGTTCTAGAGCTATTATTATAAACAAAGGAACTATTATTGCTGATAATGACCCTAAACATTTAACTGTTGATAATAAAATATCATCTATTAAACTTTCTCTAAAGACTAATGATAGCTTTGAAACTATAAAGACAAAGTTAAATAGTTTAGATAATATTCAAGATATAACTCTAGTTGAAGAAGATAATAATATAAAAACAATTATTGTAAAAACAACAGACAAAGAGCCTATTGAAAAGGTTTACAAATTTATAAAAAATACAGATTGGATAATATATGAGTTTGTAAAAGAGAAAGAGAACCTAGAGACAGTATTCCATACTTTAACTAAAGGAGAAAATTGA
- a CDS encoding ABC transporter permease subunit, whose protein sequence is MTNIFSFNKTKIILKKELRHIFLSPIAYIFSAIFLIASGIYFFSRFFILSQNDMQDYFSILPFILSLIIPPITMGLLSSEFSSGSYELISTQSVTTLDIIIGKFLSAVVFMLFALLPTILYPITLLFLGRLDIGPVIGGYVGSVFLISALCAIGIFASSVTKNQIIALIVALAIMVSLNILLKFLGLLFPNTSNFILFISGDYHFANIARGVIDLRDIVYFLSVTTIFLYLANIILQNRK, encoded by the coding sequence ATGACTAATATTTTTTCTTTTAATAAAACTAAAATAATATTAAAAAAAGAATTAAGACATATCTTTTTATCTCCAATAGCTTATATATTTTCTGCAATATTTTTAATAGCTTCAGGAATATATTTTTTCTCAAGATTTTTTATATTATCGCAAAATGATATGCAAGATTATTTTTCAATTTTGCCTTTTATACTTTCTCTTATAATACCTCCAATTACAATGGGTTTATTATCAAGTGAGTTTTCAAGCGGTTCTTATGAGTTAATAAGCACTCAATCTGTAACTACATTAGATATTATAATAGGTAAGTTTTTATCTGCTGTAGTATTTATGCTTTTTGCTTTATTGCCTACAATACTCTATCCTATTACTTTGCTTTTTTTAGGCAGATTAGATATTGGACCTGTGATAGGCGGTTATGTTGGAAGTGTATTTTTAATATCAGCTTTATGTGCTATAGGTATATTTGCTTCATCTGTTACAAAAAATCAAATAATAGCCTTGATTGTTGCTTTGGCTATAATGGTATCTTTAAATATATTATTAAAGTTTTTGGGGCTTCTTTTTCCAAATACTTCTAATTTTATATTATTTATTAGCGGGGATTATCATTTTGCTAATATTGCAAGAGGCGTAATAGATTTAAGAGATATTGTTTATTTTCTTTCTGTAACAACTATATTTTTGTATTTAGCAAATATCATTCTTCAAAATAGAAAATAA
- a CDS encoding DUF4340 domain-containing protein, producing the protein MNKNLKKIIILLVVLIIISFGAFFTTKYKKQQLIANKPRTQIFELNETNVNKYHLIYDNQDITVEKKNDVWTITSPENNYKVDQMEAFANVKNFNTLNIDLIITNLSEVDSFGLDNPTNEFTVWDGKKEHKIYVGNKTPDGERYYVKYNDEYFSVEYVYIEALKKTIDMLRDKEIFESPIILDSVTTVEIATKDYTNTIKKLNRTNWVVDDLAEQTDLDKAYRDYETLSLVKASAFVYDQDLMKQLFKIPDAVITIYMQDNTKEVYELVYTVDDKIYVMPKSGIVYEVDYSIYDAAMRSKDYYEKSDSVEDSEEVLDSTDEESLKLYEGLEK; encoded by the coding sequence ATGAATAAAAATTTAAAAAAAATAATAATTCTTTTAGTTGTGTTAATTATCATTAGCTTTGGTGCTTTTTTTACAACTAAATATAAAAAACAGCAATTAATAGCAAATAAACCAAGAACTCAGATTTTTGAGCTTAATGAAACTAATGTAAACAAGTATCATCTTATATATGACAATCAGGATATAACAGTAGAAAAAAAGAATGATGTTTGGACTATAACTTCTCCAGAGAATAATTATAAAGTTGACCAAATGGAAGCTTTTGCTAATGTTAAGAACTTTAATACTCTTAATATAGATTTGATAATAACCAATTTAAGCGAGGTTGATTCTTTTGGTTTGGATAATCCAACTAATGAGTTTACAGTTTGGGACGGAAAAAAAGAACATAAAATATATGTTGGAAATAAAACTCCTGATGGCGAAAGATATTATGTAAAATATAATGATGAGTATTTTAGTGTTGAGTATGTTTATATAGAAGCTCTTAAAAAAACAATAGATATGTTGAGAGATAAAGAGATATTTGAAAGCCCTATAATTTTAGATTCTGTAACAACAGTAGAAATTGCTACTAAAGATTATACTAATACAATAAAAAAATTAAATAGAACTAATTGGGTTGTAGATGATTTGGCTGAGCAGACTGATTTGGATAAAGCATATAGAGATTATGAAACTTTATCTTTAGTTAAGGCATCTGCTTTTGTATATGACCAAGATTTAATGAAACAGTTATTTAAAATTCCAGATGCTGTTATTACAATATATATGCAGGATAATACTAAAGAAGTTTATGAGTTGGTATATACTGTAGATGATAAGATATATGTAATGCCTAAAAGCGGTATAGTTTATGAGGTGGATTATTCTATATATGATGCAGCTATGAGAAGCAAAGATTATTATGAAAAAAGTGATAGTGTAGAAGACAGTGAAGAAGTATTAGATTCTACAGATGAAGAAAGTCTTAAATTATACGAAGGTTTAGAAAAATAA
- the pgsA gene encoding CDP-diacylglycerol--glycerol-3-phosphate 3-phosphatidyltransferase, protein MKKHIPNLLSFSRIILSPLVIFLYFYNSIITAILALIFLIILEITDALDGMLARKFNIVSDLGKVLDPFADTVFHITMFTIFLYEGSMPMWMYIISLYRDMFSMFVRILGGLRGFAVAAKFSGKLKTASRAIAVVIIFLIKILKYTSIVLPYDKIIYYSLLVVTIITIYSFFDYMPLLKGKTDKK, encoded by the coding sequence ATGAAAAAACATATTCCTAATTTACTTAGCTTCAGCAGAATTATTTTGTCGCCGTTAGTGATATTTTTATATTTTTATAATTCTATCATTACGGCAATACTTGCTTTAATATTTTTGATTATATTAGAGATAACTGATGCTTTAGATGGTATGCTCGCAAGAAAGTTTAATATAGTGAGTGATTTGGGCAAAGTATTAGACCCTTTTGCTGATACTGTTTTTCATATTACTATGTTTACAATATTCTTGTATGAAGGCTCTATGCCTATGTGGATGTATATTATTTCACTTTATAGGGATATGTTTTCTATGTTTGTAAGAATACTTGGAGGGCTTAGAGGATTTGCTGTTGCTGCCAAGTTTAGCGGTAAATTAAAAACTGCTTCAAGGGCTATTGCTGTTGTGATAATATTTTTAATAAAGATACTTAAATATACTTCTATAGTTTTACCTTATGACAAGATAATATATTATAGTTTACTTGTTGTAACAATTATTACTATATATTCATTTTTTGATTATATGCCGCTTCTTAAAGGAAAGACAGATAAGAAATAA
- a CDS encoding TldD/PmbA family protein, whose product MERSEKIKEIFNIVKNKLDNDYKIEIYMSNSGEEEFTVRERDLDKYTFAESGGIGLRLIKNGQVGVSFTEKIDFNDENINNLINNAKNSLKYAASEPEFNTLIEESEEKAYNLINKDITNLTNDELKKISLSIEDKLYSLDKRIVNVPSCGLARYDFSKHIINSNGICKEEKKNSISYYAEVIAKDSNAVKTFFDVYSSKDTKFDVDSFCKNIVDNVVSKLEAKEIKSGKYKTVFTSKAMRTMLGAYLSLFSSEAVQKQLSLLQGKLNQKIASEIINIKDIPMFDNGLANTNFDGEGSATKDLNIITNGVLNSYLYNNYTARKENRKTTSHASRGFKTSIGISCHNLILENDKNTQEELISQIKDGILVNSLTGTHAGVNSISGDFSLQAEGIKIENGKLSHTANPFIVSGNILDFLNNIEMLANDTDYHHSSIYTPSALIKELSFSS is encoded by the coding sequence ATGGAAAGAAGCGAAAAAATAAAAGAAATATTTAACATTGTCAAAAATAAATTGGATAATGATTATAAAATAGAAATTTATATGTCTAATAGCGGTGAAGAAGAGTTTACTGTTAGAGAGAGAGATTTAGATAAATACACTTTTGCTGAGTCTGGAGGCATTGGTTTAAGATTAATAAAAAATGGTCAAGTGGGTGTAAGCTTTACTGAAAAAATTGACTTTAATGATGAAAACATAAACAATTTAATTAACAATGCTAAAAACTCTCTTAAATATGCCGCATCAGAACCAGAGTTTAATACTCTTATAGAAGAAAGCGAAGAGAAAGCATATAATTTAATTAATAAAGACATAACTAATTTAACAAATGATGAACTAAAAAAAATATCACTTTCAATAGAAGATAAACTATATTCATTAGATAAAAGAATTGTAAATGTGCCTTCATGCGGTTTGGCAAGATATGATTTCTCTAAACATATTATAAACAGCAATGGAATATGCAAGGAAGAGAAAAAAAACAGTATATCATATTATGCTGAAGTAATAGCAAAAGATTCTAATGCTGTAAAAACTTTTTTTGATGTTTATTCTTCAAAAGACACTAAGTTTGATGTTGATAGTTTTTGCAAAAATATAGTTGATAATGTTGTAAGCAAATTGGAAGCTAAAGAGATAAAAAGCGGAAAATATAAAACTGTTTTTACAAGCAAAGCTATGAGAACAATGCTTGGAGCTTATTTATCATTATTTTCTTCTGAAGCTGTTCAAAAACAGTTATCCCTACTTCAAGGAAAATTAAACCAAAAAATAGCAAGCGAGATTATAAACATAAAAGATATTCCAATGTTTGATAATGGACTAGCCAACACTAATTTTGACGGAGAAGGCTCTGCTACAAAAGATTTAAATATCATCACAAATGGTGTATTAAATAGCTATCTATACAATAATTACACAGCAAGAAAAGAAAACAGAAAAACAACCTCTCATGCATCAAGAGGATTTAAAACTTCTATAGGAATATCATGCCATAACTTAATTTTAGAAAATGATAAAAATACTCAAGAAGAACTGATATCACAAATAAAAGACGGCATATTAGTAAACTCACTTACAGGTACTCATGCAGGTGTAAACTCTATAAGCGGAGATTTCTCTCTTCAAGCAGAAGGAATAAAAATAGAAAACGGTAAATTATCACACACAGCAAATCCGTTTATAGTTTCAGGAAACATATTAGATTTTCTAAACAATATAGAAATGCTTGCCAATGATACCGACTATCATCATTCATCTATATACACGCCAAGTGCATTGATAAAAGAGCTATCATTTTCAAGCTAA
- a CDS encoding TldD/PmbA family protein, which produces MKYFQFDSNFLHSVLEEALKNGGEYADLFFEDTKINNISYLDKKVDDMSLGNNYGVGLRVIVDKKTIYLYSNDTTNDSLINLARSVSSIVKNKKHIVKDFIKSKEKDNHPVHINPFDVNFDEKIETLAYLDKTARKVSDKIKQVSARYMEKERNILVCTSNGILKEDSQTYIRLVMMSMASDGTNTQTSSRTKGALDGFQVIRDINLENMAIETANSAIKMLDSEYPKSGKYPVVIDNAFGGVIFHEACGHALEATSVADNASVFCNKLGEKIASDVVTAIDDGTIKNAWGSYNIDDEGNDAQRTVLIENGILKSYLVDELGSIKMNQKVTGSARRESYKYAPTSRMRNTFIDKGNSTFEELISGIEYGLYAKKMGGGSVDPATTDYNFAVSEGYLIENGKITKPVRGATLIGRGDETLMNIEAVSSNLELADGICGSISGSVPTTVGQPAIRVKELTVGGR; this is translated from the coding sequence ATGAAATACTTTCAGTTTGACAGCAATTTTTTGCATAGTGTTTTAGAAGAGGCTTTAAAAAATGGAGGCGAGTATGCTGATTTATTTTTTGAAGATACTAAGATTAATAATATAAGTTATTTAGATAAAAAAGTTGATGATATGAGTCTTGGCAATAATTATGGTGTTGGACTTAGAGTAATAGTTGATAAAAAAACAATATATTTATATTCTAATGACACTACTAATGATAGTTTAATTAATTTAGCAAGAAGTGTCTCTTCTATTGTAAAGAATAAAAAACATATAGTAAAAGATTTTATAAAGTCTAAAGAAAAAGATAATCACCCTGTTCATATTAATCCTTTTGATGTTAATTTTGATGAGAAAATAGAAACTCTTGCCTATTTGGATAAAACGGCAAGAAAAGTATCAGATAAAATAAAACAAGTAAGTGCAAGATATATGGAAAAAGAGAGAAATATTTTAGTATGTACAAGCAACGGTATATTAAAAGAAGACTCTCAAACTTATATAAGATTAGTAATGATGTCTATGGCTTCAGACGGCACTAACACACAAACTTCAAGCAGAACAAAAGGAGCATTAGACGGTTTTCAGGTGATAAGAGATATTAACTTGGAAAATATGGCTATAGAAACTGCTAATTCTGCAATAAAAATGCTTGATTCAGAATATCCAAAATCTGGTAAATACCCTGTTGTAATAGACAATGCTTTTGGCGGTGTAATATTTCACGAGGCTTGCGGACATGCTTTAGAGGCTACTTCTGTTGCTGATAATGCTAGTGTTTTTTGTAATAAATTAGGAGAGAAAATAGCTTCCGATGTTGTTACTGCTATAGATGATGGCACTATAAAAAATGCTTGGGGAAGTTATAATATTGATGATGAAGGAAATGATGCACAGAGAACTGTTTTAATAGAAAACGGAATACTTAAAAGCTATTTGGTTGATGAGCTTGGTTCTATAAAGATGAATCAAAAAGTTACAGGAAGTGCAAGAAGAGAAAGCTATAAATATGCCCCTACTTCAAGAATGAGAAACACATTTATTGATAAAGGCAACTCCACTTTTGAAGAGCTCATATCTGGCATAGAGTATGGACTTTATGCTAAAAAGATGGGAGGAGGCTCTGTGGACCCTGCTACTACAGATTATAACTTTGCTGTATCTGAAGGCTATTTAATAGAAAATGGTAAAATTACCAAACCTGTAAGAGGTGCTACGCTTATAGGACGCGGTGATGAAACTCTTATGAATATAGAAGCAGTATCATCAAATTTAGAATTAGCTGACGGAATATGCGGAAGTATTTCTGGAAGTGTGCCTACTACAGTTGGACAGCCTGCTATTAGAGTAAAAGAGCTTACAGTTGGAGGAAGATAA